TTCGCCTTTGACTATTAATACTATTCTCTCTTCCAATACAATATCCAATATGAGTATGACCCGCATCTATCAAATATCTCATTCCTTGTGAAAATACTTTATAGTAATCAATATGTACGCTCCCAATACATTTCGATTCTATTTCTTCGCACGTTACAATCGGGCCAAACTTCGTATATTCTTCGAGTTTTTCTTGAATATTCGTCCTCGAACATATAATAACTCCATCAAGTTTTTTCATTTTTAACATATGTAAAACTTCAAGCTCTTTCTCTTCACTATAATTTGTCTGACAAAGCATCATATTATAATTATTCTGTGCTGTTTCCTTTGATACTCCCTCAATAATCGCGCTATAATATTGATCATTTACGTGCGGCAATAAAACACCAATAACATTTGTTTTTCCTTTCACTAAATGAATCGCATTTACATTTTGTGTATAATTTAACTCTTCTATAATCGCTAAAATTTCTTTTCGCTTCTGTTCATTTACGTATGGATGATTATTAAGTACACGTGAAACAGTTGAAACAGATACCCCAGCAAGTTCAGCAATCTTTCTTATATTAGTCATCTCATTCTCCCCTTTTCGCAGAAATTCTCACTTGACCTGGTAAGCTTTCCACAATATATCCTTTCCTAGCAAATACGTTTTAGAAAGGATATACAACTATGCTTCGATTCAAATTAGAATATATATTTTTCATTGGCGGTTTACTCATTCTCTCCATCGGTATTAATATGATGACGACAATTACTTCCTTTGGACTTAGCCCTTATGATTCCTTCTTTATTGCACTATATCAAAATTTCGGAATAAGTATCGGTTTTTGGATTTTTATGATTAATTTCGCCTTTACACTGATTGTGCTCTTTTGGAATAAGAAACAAATTACACTCGGCACGATTGTAACGATGGTTCTTATTTCTGTTTTTGTAGATTGGATCGGTTCTATTACAATGATTATGGATTTCATTCGCTCTCTTCCAAAATATATAACACTTATTTGCGGAAATCTATTCGTCGGAGCTGGAATCGGTCTTTACGTCTCTACAAACCTTTGCGCTGCACCTCAAGAAGCTTTCGTTTTAACTGTTGCCGAGAAGAAAAAATGGACATTCAGAAGAACTGAAATTTCATTAGCTCTTTTATTTTTAACATTAAGCTTCTTATTAGATGGACCAATCTATTTCGGAACAATTATCTTATCCTTTACAACAGGTTGGATTATTCAAGCATTTATACAAGTTGGCACGCAGATTTTAAATAGAAAAAAACCTATTAAGCAAGCTGCTTAATAGGTTTTTTCGTTTTTTTATAGGAAATACTACTTAGCATCCCCTTCGATTCGATAGTCCGCTTTCACACAATCTATTTCTTCATACGATTGCAATGTATGTAGAATGTACTCGTAATCCGCAAGAGAAGCACGATGCGTTACAATTACGATTTCTGCTTTTCCTTTCTCTTCAAGTGGCATTTGAATAATCTTTTCAAAACTAACACCGCGCTCAGAGAACAATGACGTAATTTTTGCAAACACACCAATTTCGTCTTTCACATGAAGTCTTAAAAACTTTTTCACAACAATTTCATCTGGCTCTTTTAATACTTTTTTATACTGCGGCGATACCGCACTATTTCCGTTTACACCTAGCCTAATGTTTTGCATTACAGCAACTAAGTCAGAAACAACAGCTGTCGCTGTCGGTAAGCTTCCTGCTCCCGGTCCATAAAACATCGTTTCTCCTACTGCTTCACCATACACATATACAGCATTATATTCATTTTGCACTGCCGCAAGAGGATGTGTATTTGGAAGTAAAGTTGGTTCAACTGTAACCTCCAATTTTTCGCCATCTCGCTTTGCGAGACCGATTAATTTAATCGTGTATCCTAAGCTCTTACTATATTCAATGTCTTCTTCTGTAATGGAAGTAATTCCTTTTACCTTCACATCTCCAAGCTCTACATTTGTAGAGAAACCGAGAGTAGCCAAAATCGTCATTTTTCTTGCTGCATCTAAACCTTCTACGTCTGATGTTGGATCTGCTTCTGCAAATCCAAGCTGCTGAGCTTCTTTTAACACGTCGTTATATGCTCTCCCTTCGTCTGACATTTTCGTCAAAATAAAATTTGTCGTTCCATTTACAATTCCCATTACTTTCGTAATAAGATCTGAAGAAAGCCCTTCTACAATACTTCGTAAAATTGGAATTCCCCCAGCCACACTAGCTTCATAAAACAAATCAGCCTTATTATCTTTTGCTACCGCTAATAGTTCTGCCCCGTGTAACGCCATTAAATCTTTATTTGCAGTCACAACGTGCTTCCCACTATTTAAAGCTTGTAAAATATATGCTTTTGCGTCATCAATTCCACCCATTACTTCAATGACAACATCAATATTTGGATTATCTAAAATTTCATTCGCATTTTGTGTTAATAGAGTAAAAGGTACCTCGACCTCTCTCTCTTTCTCAATATTTTGTACTAGCACTTTTGTTACCTTCACTGGACAACCTACTTGGTGTATAAGTCGTTCTTGATGATCTGTAATAATACGAACTACACCACTACCAACTGTCCCAAGACCTAATAACCCCACTTGAATTTCTTTCATAATACTGTCCACCCCTCAAAAATTGTGTTTAGATGCCATTATATAAACAAAAAATCTGAAAAACAATGTATTTTGAACATTCAGAAAAATAAAGGGTAATCTTTACAAAGAAAACGCTACCACGTGTTACACAATCATCATTTCAATATATAAGGGGTTTCTTGATACACGTAATAATTCAACCAATTAGAAAATAATAAATTCCCATGACTCCTCCACCTAACAAGTGGCTTCTCATCTGGATTATTATGTTTAAAATAATTTTTTGGTACATCAATATTTAACCCTTTTTGACGATCTCGTTCGTATTCTTGCTTTAACGTATCACAGCTATATTCACTATGTCCGAGTGCAAAAACTTGCCTTCCCTCTTGCCCAATAACAAGATGAACACCCGCTTCTTCAGAATTTGCTAATAACGTTAATTCTTTCACTTTTTCAATATCACTCTCTCGTACTTCTGTATGACGAGAATGCGGGGCAAAAAATACTTCATCAAACCCTTGTAACAATTTCACATGTTGCTCGCGAACCTCATGTTCAAATACACCAAACATTTTTTCAGCAAGAGGATACTTCGGAACACCATAGTGATAATACAAACCTGCTTGTGCCCCCCAACAAATATGAAGCGTAGATGTTACATTCGTTTTTGAATACTCCATAATACGTCCAAGCTCTTCCCAATAATCTACTTCTTCAAAAGAAAGAGTTTCAACTGGTGCTCCTGTAATAATGAGCCCATCAAATTTTTCGTTTTCAATATCACGGAATGTTTTATAGAAGCTCGTTAAATGGTCCTGCGCTACATTGCGAGACAGATGCGATTCCATATGCAGTAAATGAACATCTAGTTGCAACGGTGTATTTCCAATTAAACGAAGTAATTGCGCCTCTGTTTCTTGCTTTGTAGGCATTAAATTTAATATAGCAATTTTCAAAGCACGTATATCTTGTGTTTCTGCTCGCTCCTTCGTCATTACAAAAATATTTTCCTTTTGTAATACTTTGCGAGCTGGTAAATCTTTATCAATTATAATCGGCATGTTGTTTGCCTCCGACTAGCGCCGCTTCTAAATCTGCAATAATATCAGAAACATCTTCTATACCGACCGACAAGCGAATTAAATCGGATGTAACACCCGCTAAACGCTGGTCTTCTTCACTTAATTGTCTATGCGTTGTACTAGCAGGATGAATGACGCAAGTTCTCGCATCTGCTACATGTGTTACGAGAGTCGCTAGCTTCACATTTGCGATAAACTCTTTTGCAGACTCTAATCCGCCTTTAATACCAAATGTTAAGACGCCACTAGCACCTTTCGCTAAATATTTTTGTGCTAATGAATAGTTTTCATTACTATCTAATCCCGGATAATTCACCCATTCAATACGTTCATGATTAGCAAGCCACTTTGCAACAGCAAGAGCATTTTCACTATGACGCTCCATTCTTAAATGCAATGTTTCTAAGCCAATATTGCTAATATAGGCATTGAATGGGCTCATACAGTTTCCATAGTCTCTTAATAATTGAACGCGAGCTTTCACAATATAAGCTGCCGCTCCAAAATTTTGTACATAGCTTACACCGTGATAACTCAGATCAGGCTCAACAAGCTCCGGATATTTTCCTTTCGTCCAATCAAAGTTTCCTCCATCAATAACAATGCCGCCTAATGAGCTCGCGTGGCCATCAATGTATTTCGTCGTAGAATGAACGATAATATTTGCTCCATATTCAAACGCTTGGCATAAATAAGGTGTCGCTAATGTGTTATCAACGATAAAAGGTACTTCTAGCTCTTTTGCCGCCTCCGAAAATTCCTTAAAGTTTAATACATTCATTGCCGGATTCCCTAATGATTCTGCATAAATAAGTTTCGTCTTATCATTAGCAAGCGCTACGATTTTATCAGACGTTAAGTTTGGATTAAAAAATGTAACATCAATACCAAGCTTACGTAAACTTACTCCAAATAAATTAAACGTCCCACCGTAAACTGTTGAAGAACAAAGAAGATGGTCTCCACTACTACAAATATTTAAAACTGCCAGCATAATAGCCGCCTGCCCTGAAGCTGTTGCGACGGCCCCTACACCGCCTTCTAATTCCGATAATTTATGCTCAAATGCAGCGAGTGTGGGATTCCCAATACGTGTATAAATATTGCCTTCTGCCTCTAAATTAAATAATGCTGCCAAATCATCTGAAGTATCATATTTATACGTTGTACTTTGATAAAGTGGTAGAACGCGTGGCTCACCATTTTTTGGTGTATAGCCACCTTGCACACAAATAGTTCCCTTTCCCCATGATTCTCCCATCTCTCATTCTCCTTTCTTTTTATACAAAATAAAAAACTGCTCCTTTCCTAAATAAGAAAGAAGCAGTTTGAAAACACGCTCTAAAGTCTCTTTCTTATCTCTCAGGGCTATTACCTGCAGGATTTGGCACAATTCCGTTATTCGGCTGTTGCCAAGGTTTCATCGGGCCTGTCCCTCCACCTTTTCTTGATAAGACTATGCAATTACCGTTGATTTTATAGCAATAATTTCCTACTGTCAAACATTTTTTCTGAATGTTCTAAAATAAATGTTAACGATTTAATTATCCTACCATATAGATCACAAAAGAAATATATTCCATTTTCATATGAAAAATACCTTCCAAAAGTTCCACTCACTATATAAAATTAAATAAATAAATTAACTCACATTATATGTTCAACAAAGCTACATCATATAAAAAGATTTCAAATCCTCATGGAATCGTAATACCCATTGCTAATTTGATTCGAATAGGTCCGTCTCTTAAAAAGATACTATACGTATTCAACTCACTTCCTACTAACATACCTAATCTTTTTCACATCAAAATGAACATAACGGAGGTATAACATGACAGTTAAAAAAAACATGCACTATATACTTGTCCTATACGGCATACTTTTAGGCTCTATCGTTGGTGCAACAGTTTGGTTATTTTTAGTTACGATAAACTTTGGGATCCATTTTATTTGGGGATATTTAGCTGAACTCTTCGCTTCTCCTCCTTATTACACAATTTGTGTAACAATAATCGGCGGTATCCTTGTTGGGTTGTCACAAAAATACTTTGGTACATATCCACGTCTTATGCCAGAAGTAATGGCCGAATATAAAAAAACAGGTAGAATTGAATACCATGTTATACATCAAGCTACCTTAACTGCAATTATTGTTTTAATATTTGGGGCAAGTCTAGGCCCAGAAGCAGCACTTGTTGGAATTATAGGTGGTCTTTGCACATGGGTTGGCGATCGCTTTAAATTTGCTTTGAAAGGAATACAAGAACTAACAGAAGTTGGAATTGGTGCTACTTTAAGTGTTATTTTCAACGCACCATTATTCGGTTATTTAGCTCCAAATGAAAATGAAGGTGAGCAGCTTGCTGGGTTTTCCAAAGGAAAAAAAGCAATTGTATATTTAGCTACTACCTTTGCTGGGTTTTCCGTTTATTTATTGCTCAGTAAATTTGATAATCGAGGATCTTTTATTGTTAACTTTGGCGAAGGTTCTCTTTCCCTCAATGAATGGATTGCCTTTCTGCCACTTGCTAGTATTGGTGCTATAATAGGGTTCTTTTACTTTAAGCTAGAGTTTACGTTAGAAAAAATAATCCATCCTTTTCGAGACTACAAACTATCACTCGGAATTATAGGCGGTACTCTTTTAGGCATTGCAGGAACTTTTCTCCCATACACATTATTTTCAGGGGAGCATCAATTAAAAGAATTAGTAGTTGAATGGACCAATTTATCCTTTTGGGTGCTCTTCCTTTCAGGGATTTTAAAGTTATGTATAACTGCAGTTTGTTTAAATACGGGCTGGCGCGGCGGACACATTTTTCCAATTATATTTTCCGGGGCAAGTATTGGATATGCTATAGCTTCTATTCTACCTATAGATCCAATTGCTTCTGTAGCTATTGTAACGACGGCTATTTCAAGTTATGCATTAAGAAAGCCGATAGCTGTAACATTATTACTACTCATGTTCTTCCCGCTCAATTTATTATTACCGATGCTTGGAGCAGCAGCGATTGGAAATGCATTTCCACTCCCTAAACATAATGAAAACAAAAATTTTAGTGAAAATATAGAATGAAATATTAGTAAGCGGTAGGGCTTCTTTAGCCCCACTGCCTACTAACCTTTATACACTCAACTTTAACAAATCATACAACTCATCAAAACTTTGCACCTCATAAGTCGGCACAATTCCGCTATGATTCGATTTCTTTTCAGGATTAAACCAACAAGTATCTAGCCCTGCTAAATACCCCCCTTTAATATCCGCATTTAGCGAATCTCCAATAATAAGTCCTTTCTTAACGGAAAAATCAGGAATTCGTTCAAAAACATAATCAAAGTACTCTTTCATTGGCTTTTGAAAGCCCGTATCTTCAGAAACGAAAATATCTTTAAAAAGCAGATGTAATCCCGCATTACGCAGACGTTTATCTTGTGTTTTTGAAACACCATTTGTCACAATATATAAATCATATTCATTTTGAATATTTTGTATAAATTCAAAGGCGCCCTGAATAAGTTGATCCCCTTCTTCTAAATAACTACGATAGTTTTCTTCAAATAGAATTCCATCCACTTCTTGCCCATACTCTTTAAATAAAGTCGAGAATCGTGTATTTACTACTTCATCTCGATTTATTTTCCCTTCTTCAAAAGCATCCCAAAGCCCTTTATTTACTTTTTTATAATGAGCTTCAATTTCAGCTGTTAAAGGAATATTTTTCTCCTCAAAAAGCATACGTAACGCCGTTTTTTCAGCCTTTTGGAAATCTAATAATGTATCATCTACATCAAATAATAATGTTGTATATTTTTTCATAATCCCCTTCACACTCTCTTTTCTACAAAAACTATTTTCAATAAATCGTATCATTCTTTCTTGTAAAAATAATAGGAGATATCTCATACTAAATATGAGGTGAAAGCATGAAAATCAGCAAAAATAGCAAAGAAATCCACCATTATATACAAGCATATAACTTCCAAACACTCTTTTCATTTGATGTTTTACCATATACAGAAATACACTCTTTTCAAAAGAAAGAAACACTATGTAGTGAAGGGACTGATATTCCTTATCTCTATTACTTAATCTCCGGAAAAGCGAAAATATATATGACTCATAAAAACGGGAAAGTATCCTTGATTAATTTTATTAAAGCGCCTTCGTTCATTGGAGAATTAGGATTAATTGGCGTAGAATCTGTTACGAAAGGGATTGAAGCGATAGAAGAGTGCACTTGCCTAGCTCTTCCTCTTAAAGATTGCCGTCCTCTTTTATTACAAGATGCTACCTTTTTACATCGATTATGCAAATTTATCGGGGAGAAAACAATTACTAGAACAGAAAACTATGCAAAAAATTATAGTTATCCTTTTGAAAATCGATTCGCTGCGTTTATTTTATTAACAGAACAAAATAATTGTTATATCGAAAAGCATACAGAGGCCTCTGAATATTTAAACGTCAGTTACCGCCATCTCCTATACGTGCTTAACCAATTTTGCCAGCAAAACTACTTAAAAAAAGAAGGAAGAACCTATTACATACAAAATCGAAAGCAATTAGAGAAACTTGCTGATGAACTTACAAGATAAAAAAGAAGCATTAACGTTTACATGTTAATGCTTCTTTTTTGAGTGACGATTATATTTTTAATTAAAATTTGCTTGCTACTTTAGTAGCTTCTTCAAGACCTGATGCAATGATTTCTTCCGCTTTATCTGGGAATTGATTATGTCCTTCAATAACTACCGTTTCCATATTCGTTGCACCGAAGAAGCCCATCATGCTCGCTACATATTTAACAGCCATTTCAACTTCTGCTGCTGGACCTTCAGAATATACGCCGCCGCGTGCATTTAATAATGCAATCTTTTTATCTCCAATAAGTCCTACTGGGCCTTCTGGTGTATACTTGAACGTTTTACCAGCGCGGTTTAAGTAATCAATATACGTGTGCAATACAGCTGGAATCGTTAAATTCCATAATGGGAAACCAAGGACTACTTTATCAGCTTCAAGGAATTGATTTAAATATTTATCTGCAACAGCAACTGCTTTTTCTTCCTCTGCTGTTAAGTCAAATCCTTTACCTGCTTTGAATGTACCGTTAATCATATCCACGCCTACATACGGTAATTCTTCTTTATATAAATCAAGTTCTACTACTGTATCATTTGGATGTGCTTCTTTATAACTCGCTAAAAATGTTTCATATAATTTTACGCTAACTGCTTGTTCCACTGGGCGGTTGTTTGCTTTTACAAATAAAACTGTTGTCATGCTCTTTTCCTCCTATTACTCACTCTTACGTTGTTATATATTACTTACGAAAAAGGGATAATCCCTTGTAATTGTTGTTGCTTACTAGTACATTCTATCCTCATACCTCATCTATTTCTTCCTCACATAGACGTATCTTTCCATAAAAAAAGTCCACCTTCTAAAGGCGAACTAGGTCTTACGACTTTTGTCTTATACCATTCCGTTTTTCACTGCATATAACGCTGCTTGTGTTCGATCTGATAAATGTAACTTGCTTAAAATACTACTTACATGAGCTTTTACCGTTTTTTCTGTAATCACTAAAACAGATGCTATTTCTTTATTACTCATCCCTTTTGCCAATAGTTGCAACACTTCATTTTCTCTTGCTGTTAGTACCTCTATATGAATTGTCGATGTTTCTTCTTTCTCTTCCTCCGGTAACGTCTGAGAAAGAAGAGCGTTTGCTATGTCAGGATGGAGTTGGATATTTCCTTTATACGCACTACGAATTGCTTCAACAAGCTGATCTGGTTCTACATCTTTTAAAATATATCCGCTCGCTCCTGCCTTTAATGCTGGCAAAACATGCGCTTGATCAGAAAAACTCGTTAACACGATTACTTTCACATCAGGATGTTCCTTTTTCATACAAGCTGTTGCTTCAACTCCATCCATCTCAGGCATATATAAATCCATTAGTACAACATCTGGATTCGTTTCACAAACTTTTACTAACGCTTCTTTCCCATTATTCGCTTCTCCAACTAACTCAAAGTCTTCTTGCGTGCTTAAAAAAAACGCTAAGCCTTTTAAAACCACTGTATGATCATCAACTAATAATACTTTTATTTTCACAAACTTCCCTCATTTTCACATCATAATGGTACGTTCACTTTTACACTCGTTCTTTTTTTTCCACTTACAATTTTAATTGTTCCACCAATTAATTCTACTCTTTCGCGCATTGTTGTCATACCAAGCGACTTCTTTTCTTTTACGTCCTTTTCTATAAAACCATTTCCTTGGTCAGTTATCTCTAATGATACATTCTTCTCAGTTACTTTAAAATAAATCGTAGCTTCTCTTACACCAGCATGCTTACTTACGTTATTTAATGCCTCTTGTCCAATACGCCATAACGTCTCTTCTATTACACGTGGTAAATCACGCACACCAGTAATCTGCTCCCGAATTTTCAATCCTAAGTTCTCACCATATTGTTTTAAAGCTGGGAGTAATCCTTTCTCTAATCCAGCTGGACGAAGTTGCCAAATCAACGCCCTCATTTCTTTTAAAGCACCTTGTGCTAACTCCCGCATCTCATAAAGGGACTCGTCTACCTTTTCATTTCGTCCTTTTAAAACAGCTTCCGCCCCCTTTGTCATAAAGGTTAATGAAAATAGCTTTTGCGAAACAGAATCATGCAAATCCCTAGCTAAACGATTCCGCTCCTCCATTCGCACAAGTTCACGGCGCTGCTCATTTAATCTTACATTCTCTATCATTAATGAAATATGATTCGTCAATGCTTGCACCACATCTATCGTATGTATATCAAATTCACCATTATTTGAACTAGCGCATAAAACACCAAATATATGACTTTGAATATGTATTGGTGCAGCAATAACCGCCCTATTAGGATGTACTATATTACCAACCTGACGTTTCAGTAAAACCGGTTCATCTTTTTCCAACGCTTCCCGTGCTGCAACCTTCAAATCTTCTTGTAATTCCTTTTTACTATAGAAGGCTCTCACAGATAATTCCGCTTCCTCCCTAATAAAGAAAGCAACTTGCTCCCATTGAAATACTTCCCCCACTTGCTTTACAACTTCATCGGGCAATATATTAAATTTATGAATCCTTCTTAAGGCTTGAATAAAGTGCTCCAACTTTACATAATAGTGGGCCCTTCTCTTTTCATTTTCATATAATTTCGTTCGTTTTAAAGCTGTTCCAATTTGGAACGCAACCGATTGTAGTAATACTAGTTCTTCTTCAGAAAAATATGTTTTACCTGGACTCGCTACATTTAGCACACCAAATTCTTCTCCACCGGCTTTTAACGGCACAGTTGC
The DNA window shown above is from Bacillus clarus and carries:
- a CDS encoding LacI family DNA-binding transcriptional regulator — its product is MTNIRKIAELAGVSVSTVSRVLNNHPYVNEQKRKEILAIIEELNYTQNVNAIHLVKGKTNVIGVLLPHVNDQYYSAIIEGVSKETAQNNYNMMLCQTNYSEEKELEVLHMLKMKKLDGVIICSRTNIQEKLEEYTKFGPIVTCEEIESKCIGSVHIDYYKVFSQGMRYLIDAGHTHIGYCIGRENSINSQRRKQAYEDALQHISVASLDNWKFKGCFVVEDGRNVIRAWLNMRVKPTAFLVSCNHIAAGMVTEAKKHGVRIPEELTIIGCDDQEVADIVGITTISHSSKEVGIKAFELLYEKINDVKLGVKHIELLPQLIERETT
- a CDS encoding YczE/YyaS/YitT family protein, encoding MLRFKLEYIFFIGGLLILSIGINMMTTITSFGLSPYDSFFIALYQNFGISIGFWIFMINFAFTLIVLFWNKKQITLGTIVTMVLISVFVDWIGSITMIMDFIRSLPKYITLICGNLFVGAGIGLYVSTNLCAAPQEAFVLTVAEKKKWTFRRTEISLALLFLTLSFLLDGPIYFGTIILSFTTGWIIQAFIQVGTQILNRKKPIKQAA
- a CDS encoding homoserine dehydrogenase; the encoded protein is MKEIQVGLLGLGTVGSGVVRIITDHQERLIHQVGCPVKVTKVLVQNIEKEREVEVPFTLLTQNANEILDNPNIDVVIEVMGGIDDAKAYILQALNSGKHVVTANKDLMALHGAELLAVAKDNKADLFYEASVAGGIPILRSIVEGLSSDLITKVMGIVNGTTNFILTKMSDEGRAYNDVLKEAQQLGFAEADPTSDVEGLDAARKMTILATLGFSTNVELGDVKVKGITSITEEDIEYSKSLGYTIKLIGLAKRDGEKLEVTVEPTLLPNTHPLAAVQNEYNAVYVYGEAVGETMFYGPGAGSLPTATAVVSDLVAVMQNIRLGVNGNSAVSPQYKKVLKEPDEIVVKKFLRLHVKDEIGVFAKITSLFSERGVSFEKIIQMPLEEKGKAEIVIVTHRASLADYEYILHTLQSYEEIDCVKADYRIEGDAK
- the metA gene encoding homoserine O-acetyltransferase MetA, translated to MPIIIDKDLPARKVLQKENIFVMTKERAETQDIRALKIAILNLMPTKQETEAQLLRLIGNTPLQLDVHLLHMESHLSRNVAQDHLTSFYKTFRDIENEKFDGLIITGAPVETLSFEEVDYWEELGRIMEYSKTNVTSTLHICWGAQAGLYYHYGVPKYPLAEKMFGVFEHEVREQHVKLLQGFDEVFFAPHSRHTEVRESDIEKVKELTLLANSEEAGVHLVIGQEGRQVFALGHSEYSCDTLKQEYERDRQKGLNIDVPKNYFKHNNPDEKPLVRWRSHGNLLFSNWLNYYVYQETPYILK
- a CDS encoding bifunctional O-acetylhomoserine aminocarboxypropyltransferase/cysteine synthase; amino-acid sequence: MGESWGKGTICVQGGYTPKNGEPRVLPLYQSTTYKYDTSDDLAALFNLEAEGNIYTRIGNPTLAAFEHKLSELEGGVGAVATASGQAAIMLAVLNICSSGDHLLCSSTVYGGTFNLFGVSLRKLGIDVTFFNPNLTSDKIVALANDKTKLIYAESLGNPAMNVLNFKEFSEAAKELEVPFIVDNTLATPYLCQAFEYGANIIVHSTTKYIDGHASSLGGIVIDGGNFDWTKGKYPELVEPDLSYHGVSYVQNFGAAAYIVKARVQLLRDYGNCMSPFNAYISNIGLETLHLRMERHSENALAVAKWLANHERIEWVNYPGLDSNENYSLAQKYLAKGASGVLTFGIKGGLESAKEFIANVKLATLVTHVADARTCVIHPASTTHRQLSEEDQRLAGVTSDLIRLSVGIEDVSDIIADLEAALVGGKQHADYN
- a CDS encoding chloride channel protein; its protein translation is MTVKKNMHYILVLYGILLGSIVGATVWLFLVTINFGIHFIWGYLAELFASPPYYTICVTIIGGILVGLSQKYFGTYPRLMPEVMAEYKKTGRIEYHVIHQATLTAIIVLIFGASLGPEAALVGIIGGLCTWVGDRFKFALKGIQELTEVGIGATLSVIFNAPLFGYLAPNENEGEQLAGFSKGKKAIVYLATTFAGFSVYLLLSKFDNRGSFIVNFGEGSLSLNEWIAFLPLASIGAIIGFFYFKLEFTLEKIIHPFRDYKLSLGIIGGTLLGIAGTFLPYTLFSGEHQLKELVVEWTNLSFWVLFLSGILKLCITAVCLNTGWRGGHIFPIIFSGASIGYAIASILPIDPIASVAIVTTAISSYALRKPIAVTLLLLMFFPLNLLLPMLGAAAIGNAFPLPKHNENKNFSENIE
- a CDS encoding YjjG family noncanonical pyrimidine nucleotidase; the encoded protein is MKKYTTLLFDVDDTLLDFQKAEKTALRMLFEEKNIPLTAEIEAHYKKVNKGLWDAFEEGKINRDEVVNTRFSTLFKEYGQEVDGILFEENYRSYLEEGDQLIQGAFEFIQNIQNEYDLYIVTNGVSKTQDKRLRNAGLHLLFKDIFVSEDTGFQKPMKEYFDYVFERIPDFSVKKGLIIGDSLNADIKGGYLAGLDTCWFNPEKKSNHSGIVPTYEVQSFDELYDLLKLSV
- a CDS encoding transcriptional regulator YeiL codes for the protein MKISKNSKEIHHYIQAYNFQTLFSFDVLPYTEIHSFQKKETLCSEGTDIPYLYYLISGKAKIYMTHKNGKVSLINFIKAPSFIGELGLIGVESVTKGIEAIEECTCLALPLKDCRPLLLQDATFLHRLCKFIGEKTITRTENYAKNYSYPFENRFAAFILLTEQNNCYIEKHTEASEYLNVSYRHLLYVLNQFCQQNYLKKEGRTYYIQNRKQLEKLADELTR
- a CDS encoding FMN-dependent NADH-azoreductase, which codes for MTTVLFVKANNRPVEQAVSVKLYETFLASYKEAHPNDTVVELDLYKEELPYVGVDMINGTFKAGKGFDLTAEEEKAVAVADKYLNQFLEADKVVLGFPLWNLTIPAVLHTYIDYLNRAGKTFKYTPEGPVGLIGDKKIALLNARGGVYSEGPAAEVEMAVKYVASMMGFFGATNMETVVIEGHNQFPDKAEEIIASGLEEATKVASKF
- a CDS encoding response regulator; translation: MKIKVLLVDDHTVVLKGLAFFLSTQEDFELVGEANNGKEALVKVCETNPDVVLMDLYMPEMDGVEATACMKKEHPDVKVIVLTSFSDQAHVLPALKAGASGYILKDVEPDQLVEAIRSAYKGNIQLHPDIANALLSQTLPEEEKEETSTIHIEVLTARENEVLQLLAKGMSNKEIASVLVITEKTVKAHVSSILSKLHLSDRTQAALYAVKNGMV
- a CDS encoding GAF domain-containing protein; amino-acid sequence: MFQENRTNELVILKEIAETLNTSNDTYHVLQAVLEKLLSVTGLTTGWIFLADENGRYTKLIDYQLPEALTFENKRPMCEGECWCLRRFVEGKLERAVNIIECKRINNAIEYNWGDTEGILHHATVPLKAGGEEFGVLNVASPGKTYFSEEELVLLQSVAFQIGTALKRTKLYENEKRRAHYYVKLEHFIQALRRIHKFNILPDEVVKQVGEVFQWEQVAFFIREEAELSVRAFYSKKELQEDLKVAAREALEKDEPVLLKRQVGNIVHPNRAVIAAPIHIQSHIFGVLCASSNNGEFDIHTIDVVQALTNHISLMIENVRLNEQRRELVRMEERNRLARDLHDSVSQKLFSLTFMTKGAEAVLKGRNEKVDESLYEMRELAQGALKEMRALIWQLRPAGLEKGLLPALKQYGENLGLKIREQITGVRDLPRVIEETLWRIGQEALNNVSKHAGVREATIYFKVTEKNVSLEITDQGNGFIEKDVKEKKSLGMTTMRERVELIGGTIKIVSGKKRTSVKVNVPL